Part of the Kitasatospora sp. NBC_00374 genome is shown below.
CATCGTCCCGGCCGTGGACCTGAGCGGGACCTACGCGCCGGTCTGGCTGGCGCACACCATGTTCGCGCTGCCGCTGGCGACCTTCCTGCTGCACAACTTCATCTCCCAGCTGCCGCGGGACCTGATGGAGGCCGCGGTGGTCGACGGCGCCTCGCACTTCAAGATCTTCCGCTCGATCGTGCTGCCGCTCTGCACACCGGCCCTCGCCTCCTTCGCGATCTTCCAGTTCCTCTGGGTCTGGAACGACCTGCTGGTCGCGCTCACCTTCGCCGGCGGCTCCCCGGACGTCGCCCCGATGACCGCCCGGCTGGCGCAGCTCTCGGGTTCCTTCGGCGGTCGCTGGGAGCTGCTGACGGCCGGGGCGTTCCTCTCGCTGATCGTCCCGCTGGGCGTCTTCTTCGCCCTGCAGCGCTACTTCGTCCGCGGGCTCTTGGCCGGATCCGTCAAGGGCTGACCGGATTTCGGGTTGACCTGTCCCAGGAATGTGGGGATTTCGAAGACACATCGTGCTCCCAGCCGGTACACCGGTAGCGGCGATTCCGCCGCTGGTGTGGTAATCCGATCTGGGGGCTTGTGTGAGGTTCAGGAAACGTGCGTCGGGCCTGGTGGCGGCCCTGATGGCAGCCGCAGCTCTGGTCGCCGCCCCCGCCCACGCGGCCGGCACAGCGACGCTCGGCACCACCACCGTCGGCATCGCCATCGACTCCGGCGACTCCAACCACATGAATACCTCACGGTATGTCACGGGTTCGAACGGGGGCGCGGTCAGCAGCATCAGCGTCTACGCCGGCGCGGTCGACGCGGCGCCCAACAACCAGTACCAGGTCGGCCTCTACACCGACAGCTCAGGCAAGCCCGGCTCGCTGCTGGCCAGCAGCGCCGCCGGCACCCTCACCGCCAACAGCTGGAACACCCTCGCGCTGACGGCGACGCTCGCACCCAACACCCCGTACTGGCTCGCCTACAACAGCAACGGCAGCTCCGCGGCGGTCAACAACCTCAAGTACGCCTCCGGGGGCACCAGCGGCTACAGCGTCGGCGGCACCGCCTTCGGCACCTGGCCCGCCACCTTCGGCACCGTCTCGACGGACAGCGTCAGCTTCTCCATCTACGCGACGTACACGCCGGACGCCGGCACCGTCACCCCGCCCGGCGCCGGCCCCGGCGCCGAGGGGCCGATCCTGCTGGTCAGCAACCCGGCCAACCCGTACACCCGGTACTACACCGAGATCCTCAAGGCCGAGGGGCTGAACTACTACAAGGTCAGCGACCTCTCCGCGGTGTCCGCCGCCACCCTCGCCTCCTACGACGTGGTGCTGCTCGGCGAGAGCGCACTGACCCCGGCCCAGGTGAGCATGTTCGGCACCTGGACCAACGGCGGCGGCCGGCTGATCGCGATGCGCCCGGACAAGCAGCTCGCGCCGCTGCTCGGCCTCACCGCGACGCCCGACACCCTCGCCGACACCTACCTGAAGATCGACACCTCGGCGGCCCCCGGCGCCGGCCTCACCGCCGACACCATGGGCTTCCACGGCGCGGCCGACCGCTACACCCTGAACGGTGCCACCGCCGTGGCGACGCTCTACAGCGACGCCAACACCGCGACCGCCAACCCCGCCGTCACGCTGCGCACCGTGGGCACCGGCCGGGCCGCCGCGTTCACCTTCGACCTGGCCAAGTCCGTGGTCCAGACCCGCCAGGGCAACATCGCCTGGGCCGGCCAGCAGCGCGACTCCACGGACGGCTTCGAGGCCAGCGAGATGTTCTACGGCACCGGCGGCCAGCCGGACTGGAACAACCTCGACAAGGCCCTGATCCCGATCGCCGACGAGCAGCAGCGGCTGCTCGCCAACCTGATCACCACCATGGACGCGGCCAAGAAGCCGCTGCCCCGGTTCTGGTACTTCCCTCGGGACGTCAAGGCCGTCGTGGTGATGAGCGGCGACGACCACGGCATCGGCGGCACCGTCGGCCGCTGGGACGGCTACATCGCGCAGAGCCCGCCCGGCTGCAACGTGGCCAACTGGGAGTGCGTCCGCGGCTCCTCGTACATCTACACCGACGACCCGATGACCCCGGCGCAGGCCCAGGCCTACACCGACGAGGGCTTCGAGGTCGGCGTGCACGTCACCACCGACTGCAAGCCCTGGGGGACCGCCGCCAACCTGCAGTCCGTCTACGCCACCCAGCTGAACGCCTGGAAGGCCAAGTACTCCACCCTGCCGATGCCGTCGAGCAGCCGCACCCACTGCGTGGAGTGGGACGACTGGGCGACCCAGGCCAAGACCAAGCTCGCCAACGGGATCCGGCTGGACGAGGACTACTACTTCTACCCCGCCTCCTTCACCAAGGACCGGGCCGGCTACTTCAACGGCACCGCCCAGATCATGAAGTTCGCCGACACCGACGGCAGCGTCATCGACGAGTACCAGGCCACCACCCAGCTCACCGACGAGTCCGGCCAGACCTACCCGTCGACGGTCAACACGCTGCTGGACGCGGCCTACGGCAGCAAGGGCTACTACGCGGCGCTGACCGCCAACATCCACACCGACTACGCCGCGTCCACCGCCTCCGACGCGATCATCTCGGCGGCCAAGGCCAAGGGCGCGCCGGTGGTGTCCGGCCGCCAGATGCTGAACTGGCTCGACGGACGCAACGGTTCGGCCTTCAGCAAGATGGCCTGGAGCAGCAACAAGCTCACGTTCGACATCACCGGCGGGACCAACGGGCTGCGCGCGATGGTGCCGGTGACCTCGGCGGCCGGCACGCTGACCGGGATCAGCCGACAGGGCCAGGCCGTCACCTACCGGATCGAGACCGTCAAGGGCGTTTCGTACGCCTTCTTCGACGGCGCCGTCGGCTCGTACAGCGCGACCTACGGCCAGGACACCACGGCGCCGACCGTCACCGGGACCACTCCGGCGGCCGGCGCGACCGGCGTGGCTCCCTCCTCGACGGTCCGGTTCAACTTCAGTGAGCCGCTGAACCCGTCGACGGTCAGCACCTCGACGGTGACGCTGAAGACCACCCCGGGCTCGACGCCGGTGGCCGGCACGGTCACCTACGACTCCGCCACCAACGGCGCGGTCTTCACGCCGAACGCCGCGCTGGCCCTGACCACCGGCTACACGGCCACCGTGCAGGGGGTGAAGGACAACGCGGGCAACCCGCTGGCGAGCCCGTTCACCCTGTCCTTCACCACGGGCGGCGCCCCGCCGAAGACCATCGGAAACACGGCGGTCGGCACCCTGATCGACGACACCGACTCCAACCACATGAACGGCAGCAAGGTCACCACCGGCGCCACCCCGGTGCCGCTGACCTCGCTCAGCGTCCACGTCGGCTCGGTGAGCGCGGCCCCCAACAACCAGTACCAGCTGGCGGTCTACACCGACAACGCCGGGTCGCCGGGCACCCTGGTGATCTCCACCGTCGGCGGCGCGCTCACGCCGAACGCCTGGAACACCGTCCCGGTGAGCGTCACGCTGGCCGCCAACACCACCTACTGGCTGGTCTACAACAGCAACGGCAGCACCTCCTCCGTGAACAACATGAACTACAGCGGGGGGACGGCCGGGCAGGGCGCCTACAGCAGCGGCGGCGTGCCGTTCGGCACCTGGCCGTCGGACTTCGGACCGGCCGTCAAGGACTCACTCGCCTACTCGCTGTACGGCGCGTACTGAGGGCGCGGCGACCTGACTGACTGAGACCCCCGTGGGGCGGCTGTGTCACAACTCTGCGACACAGCCGCCCCACGGGGGTTTTGAACCTGTTCAGAATGATCGGTTCGGGCCTAGAGTCGCGACGTCTGCACGCGGAGCGCCCTTTCTGGCGGCGCTGCCGCGGCCCGGTCATCCTGAGGGGGAATCATCTCCACCGCGTCCGAACCGCCCAAG
Proteins encoded:
- a CDS encoding Ig-like domain-containing protein — encoded protein: MAAAALVAAPAHAAGTATLGTTTVGIAIDSGDSNHMNTSRYVTGSNGGAVSSISVYAGAVDAAPNNQYQVGLYTDSSGKPGSLLASSAAGTLTANSWNTLALTATLAPNTPYWLAYNSNGSSAAVNNLKYASGGTSGYSVGGTAFGTWPATFGTVSTDSVSFSIYATYTPDAGTVTPPGAGPGAEGPILLVSNPANPYTRYYTEILKAEGLNYYKVSDLSAVSAATLASYDVVLLGESALTPAQVSMFGTWTNGGGRLIAMRPDKQLAPLLGLTATPDTLADTYLKIDTSAAPGAGLTADTMGFHGAADRYTLNGATAVATLYSDANTATANPAVTLRTVGTGRAAAFTFDLAKSVVQTRQGNIAWAGQQRDSTDGFEASEMFYGTGGQPDWNNLDKALIPIADEQQRLLANLITTMDAAKKPLPRFWYFPRDVKAVVVMSGDDHGIGGTVGRWDGYIAQSPPGCNVANWECVRGSSYIYTDDPMTPAQAQAYTDEGFEVGVHVTTDCKPWGTAANLQSVYATQLNAWKAKYSTLPMPSSSRTHCVEWDDWATQAKTKLANGIRLDEDYYFYPASFTKDRAGYFNGTAQIMKFADTDGSVIDEYQATTQLTDESGQTYPSTVNTLLDAAYGSKGYYAALTANIHTDYAASTASDAIISAAKAKGAPVVSGRQMLNWLDGRNGSAFSKMAWSSNKLTFDITGGTNGLRAMVPVTSAAGTLTGISRQGQAVTYRIETVKGVSYAFFDGAVGSYSATYGQDTTAPTVTGTTPAAGATGVAPSSTVRFNFSEPLNPSTVSTSTVTLKTTPGSTPVAGTVTYDSATNGAVFTPNAALALTTGYTATVQGVKDNAGNPLASPFTLSFTTGGAPPKTIGNTAVGTLIDDTDSNHMNGSKVTTGATPVPLTSLSVHVGSVSAAPNNQYQLAVYTDNAGSPGTLVISTVGGALTPNAWNTVPVSVTLAANTTYWLVYNSNGSTSSVNNMNYSGGTAGQGAYSSGGVPFGTWPSDFGPAVKDSLAYSLYGAY